The DNA segment TGGGATGGGCAAGCCCCCAGCCCACTGGGACACCAGTGAGACCAGGGCTGAGGGTGGCAGCTCGCTGCAGGGTTGGGGCCTGCATTGGGACACCCAGGGCACCTGTggcactggcagcagccagtgtcatggtttaggaatggtattcccCAGTTTGGAGCTCCCGCTGCTGTTAGGTGTTGGCTGCCTCTtgcttccccttccccctccaactggaagcacaaaaggcaaagatgatgggttgagataagaataATTTACTAGAGACAGCAACGAGATAAGAAGACAATAAGCAGCACTACTAATAACAAAAGTGTACTGGGAGAGGGTGATTTACATGCAAAATGCTCACCAAGCCTGGCACAATGGCACAATGGCTTCCTTCTGCCCACCAGGCTTTCTCCCAGCTGGAAAAGAGCAGCATTCCTGTAGTCCTGGTGGCACCGTGTCTCCTGGGCTCTGTGCTCCTGGCACCTGCGGGAGGGTTGCaccgtgcccagggcagggctggcagagccttTGGGGTTAAACCAGGCTGTCAGccttgctgccctgccagggtgAGCTGGCCCCATTCCTCTACCTgcttgatttattaaaaaaatatggatattgatttATTACcaatatccaactgtgacggacaaaaactctctaacagtttaaagttagaaagtgtgtgtttattgtgtgtgggatagctcccaaatccacaccgcagcttccaggtgattacagagcccttttatccatacaagtattgaataaccaaaatacaaatacatattcatcattttggtacatcccattcctcacttcctatgctaatcactccaaaagctgTTTAAGCATGTGTGGTTTGTTCCTTGAtatgggtcggtgtccctttcatggggaggggtcccaaaatgaggaagtaaatgaagtcttcctcattctgacctttctaccttttcaatgcaaatatgacaaatgaactcttggtagaactcccattccttgtcttcaattggtttcagaacagaggaggccacaattgTCTTACGTTCCTAAAAGCaatttgtcagtttgtgtattcttcattataaacccagctaactaaacattgtgctgacaagcaatcagttatcagttaactactaactcttaacttcatcaaggcctactcatttattttaattaactctagtaaggcttatctctaactaaaatcttagttcctctaaaatctctaaattccttaaaatttacgttTCATGCTAACGCTGTCTCACCTTGTTCCCTGCAGTCAGGACAGTTCAATGAAGACATGATCCCGACAGTGGGTTTCAACATGAGGAAGATCACCAAAGGGAATGTTACCATAAAGGTAAGATGCAGTTGTTACTGCTGGTGAGGGCTCTTGGGATGAAAGGTGAAGGTGAGGGAGGTGAAAGAATTCCAGGGATCCCAGCTGCAGCGAATAGGATAGggtaggataggataggataggatagaatagaatagaatagaatagaatagaatagaatagaatagaatagaatcatAGCAGCATTAAGGGTGGAAAGTCCCTTTAAGATGGAGTCTGACCAGGGGTgccatgttcaccactaaaccgtgtctccaagtgccacatccaggtgtTTTGTTAACATTTCCAGGGAATGTGATTCCACCACCTGGAAGTTAAAGATTTGCCCTCTTAGGGTCCTGCAGGTACCCACCAGAGGTGGTGGGAAGGGCTGTAGGAGATCCAGACTTGTGCAGTGAGAGCTGGTCTGGGCTGCAAAGCTGGAGGTTTCCTTGGATCTCTGGCTTGCTGGGAGGAACTTATGGATGTGGTCACCTTGCTGAGGGTGGTAGTGCTGGGGAAAACAGGTCATGGCTTGCAGTGGTGGTCTCTGCCTTGAGagcaaaggaggaggagggttcTATCTGTTCTGGACTTTCCAAGGGCCCGGTGTTGTACTGGGAAATAGCTGTTGGACAGGCTTGAAAAGCTGGCTGGGGGATCTCTGTCTGCTGCAGGAGCACTTTTGAGAGTGTGCAGAATGTTCTTAAATGGGATGTGCCTCAGGGAAATGGCAGGAGGTGTGATGGGCATGGGGAGGAGCACCCAGCTTGGGCCAGGGGTTTCTCCATGCCAGCAGAGGCACACCACAGGGGGATTGATTCAGCATCCTCCAGCTCCCCTTCCTGAGATTTCTTCCTCCTTTATCAAGTCAGGAGCCTCCTCCTGAGGTTTGAGCTGAAGAGGAGAGGATGGGGGTGGGTTTGGTGCATGAATGCCCCAGGTGGCCACATGGAGGGGGAAGAGTGCTGGGCAGGAGTGTAGGTGCTGGGTGGGTGCCAGGGTAACCGTGCCATCTCCCTGTCACAGCTCTGGGACATCGGGGGGCAGCCGCGGTTCCGCAGCATGTGGGAGCGATACTGCCGTGGAGTGAGTGCCATCGTGTGAGTACCCAGAGCCCTGCTgtcaccctgctgctgctgggccgtGCCAGGGGTGCTGGGGTGCCTTTGCTGCCCGAGCTGGACACCCGTGGCAGGAGTTGGAATCACCGAGTCAGCATGGAGTCACGAAGGCTAAGATCATAaagtccagccattaacccagcaccacTGTATTCACCACTAGACTGTTCCCAGATGGTTTTTGAATacctgcagggatggtgactctacactgccctgagcagcctgtgccagggcctggccACCCTTTTagggaagaaattttccctaatacccaacctaaacctcccctaaTCCAACCTGAGGCCATTTCTTCTGGTCCTGTTGCTTGTTTCCTGGAAGGAGAGCccgacccccacctggctccaccctcctgtcagggaatTGGAGAGACTGAGAAGGTCCCCCTGAGCTTCCTTATTTCCAGATACTTCCCTTGGGGACTGAAGTCTACATGGGCTATGAGCAGAGGACAGCCAGGTCCCTCCAGCTGTTCAGAGCCTCCTCTTCCCTTCCAGCATCCCTCAGTGCAGCTCTGTTGCTCAGATCTCACCCTTCCAGGCTCCCATGCATCctctgtgctggctgctcactgcaggggCTGAGCAAACCCGGTCATGAGGCTCAGCTCTTTCCAGAGGAGAGGCTGGTTTCCAGGTCAGGATGTTTATGTGCTGCCAGATAAATCTTGTGCTGAGAGCAGGAGTCTCACCCGCTACTGAGTCAGCAAATctgagtgtccctgggtgtcccctgccTGCAAacagtgcaggaaaagcaaTCCCAGGGAGTCCAGGCTTGGGGTGAGCGTGGCAAGGCACTCATGGGAAGCAGCTTGCCTATTCCAAAGGACAAATACTGATCTTGGGACACCATGCTGGGATTACTTAAACCCAGTCAGAAAATGAGGTTTATGGGATCTTTCCCAGGTGACCATACCCTGAGATTTGGAGGGCTGCTTTctgtgctgcccttcccagccctaAGCCTTGGCAGATGAGGAGGAGTGTGGTACTGCTTGTTCTGCATGTTGAGACAGTGGTGTCTGCTCCTGCCCTTGCAGACTGTCACCATGGTGGGACATGGCTTTGGACCTGCAGGAGTGTTTTTATTACACTTTTTATGACAATGAGCTTTGCTGGAAATGATAAAATCTCTTGTCTTTTCACTCCTTTTGCTGCCTCCTTTCATAATGTTGTAATTTTGGCCCATGTGGTTGTCAGGAAGCAGAAGGACCTGTGAGCATCCAGGTCACACTCCAGGCCTCGTCACATCGAGCTGTGTCAGGTGCCTTTCCCTTTGCTCTCAGCTGCCCCCCATGCCCAGCATGCCAAAGGCTGGGGCAGTCCCTGGGGGTGGTTTTCCCTCTTGGCACAGCGTTCCCATTTTCCTGTGTTAAGTACTTCAGTAGTTAGGAgctcttttcctatttttaaataattcccCAAAGCCTGATGAGCTGGTCTTTCTCACTCCTTCTCTCCCAGCTTCTTGATCTTTGAAATCAAGGCTGCTTTGATCAGTTCCTCACCCAAGTTTTGGCTTCACTGACGTCATTTGTAGGATAAAAGTTGGCCTTTAAGAACAAAGTCCTTTCCCAAATCTCCTCTTTTGCTCAGAGGAGCATTGGTGGCCACCGGCTTCACATCCACGTCCTCCATGGCCCCTCCCAAACTTACCCCATTGATGGGATGAGGAGATCCTTCCCCTTCTTGTCTCATTGTCACCTCTGCATCCTCAGCTTCTCCTGCCTTCTCTGCTTGTCCTGAGTGTTTCCATGGCAGCTGCCATGTGTGTGTTGTTGGAGACAATGTGTGtcctgcagcttctcctgccTGGCTTCCCTcgcccagcctggggctgtcAGCAGGGTGACAGCTGCAGGGACAAGGATGAGGTGCTGCCCCACTCCCCTGGGAGACATGAGGGGCTCAGCTCCACAGCCACCCTTGGGAAGAGGTGGAAGGATCCTGTTACCAACCACCCCCACGTGCTGGCCCAGTTCCCGGGGGGGGCAGTGAGCTGCTGTGGGACGAGGTTTGGGGGTGGCACGGAGACCTGGgcccctgtgctcagggctgtccCTTCCCTTGCAGGTACATGGTGGATGCTGCTGACCAGGAGAAGATAGAAGCCTCTAAGAATGAACTGCACAACCTGCTTGACaagccacagctccagggcaTCCCGGTGAGCTGGTGCCTCCCTCGTGGTCCccgggctgggcactgccagggctcgCAGAGCAGATTCAGTGAGGAGCTCTCCTTCCTTGCAGGCATCACTTCCCTGCTGCACTCCTGAGGGAGccagctgggacagtggcacTTCCTAGGTCAGAACTGGGCCAAGCAACACAGAGGGACCTTTAGGGCAGAGAGCACAGGTCAGGTCCCCTGGGGGAAATCTGTCCTCTCACATGGATTTGCACCTGATTTGTGGTGTGACAGAAGGTGCTGTCTCCTgtgagaggagctgctgggctgtgacaCGTGCAGGAGGTGGGACATGTCACAGGTAGGCTGTTCTGCCAGGTGGGCTGTGCACCAGCCATCCCAAATCAGCATCCTTTGAAAGGAGCTAACTGAAGATCTTGCCAAGGGTCCCAAATGCCCACTGCCAGCTAAATTAAGCTCCTGACATACCAGGCTGCAGTTGCAGGCCTCTGAAGGCTCTCTCTGAGAAGAAGCCTCCTGATGGGGACTGGGGTGGGGAGATGCTCATCCTgctgagctgagcctgcccaGTGCAGGCAGCCACAGCACCTCCCCTGTCAGGTGACAGTCACACTGCTCCGAGGGACAAACCAGTCCTGCTGGGAGGAACAGGGATGGCACAACCAGCTGATCCTGCCTTGGGCTGCCTGCCTGCAGAGTGTGCTCTGCTCAGCATCTAGGGCTTGCTCCTGCTGGATAAAGTCAGTGTTAGCCATTtcgtttgatttttttccccagagacAGCGAGAGGCTCCTGGGAGAATGTCCTGGGTGGCACAGCAGATGCTGGTGCCCTTCAGAGGGGATGtgctgtggggccatctccacactgggagcagggagtgCACAGGAGATGCTGTGTATGGCTAATTAAAGCAGTTAATTGAAGTGCTCTGTCGTCTGAGTGCTGCTGAAGGGAGTTCCTCTGTCTGGGACATCCTAGTGGAGTAGCCAGGGCTGTGTGGTGTCACGAGCAGCTCTGCTTCTGGCTGGCAGAAGCCAATTCCTGCCTGGTCTGCTGGCCGGGTGCTTCAGGTGtcccctgtcctgccctgcaggTCCTCGTCCTGGGGAACAAGCGGGACCTGCCCGGTGCCTTGGATGAGAAGGAGCTCATTGAGAAGATGTAAGTGTGCCAGTGCCCCCCCGGGCACGGGGGGTGTGACAGTGTGACCCTGGGGCACGGGGGGGTGTGACATTGTgatccctgggcacagggactgtgACACAGTGTGACCCCAGGCACAGGGGGTGTGACACAGTGTGACCTGCAGGGACTGTGACACAGTGTGACCCCGGGCACAGGGGGTGTGTGACACAGTGTGaccccaggcacaggggctgtgacacagtGTGACCCCAGGCACAGGGGGTGTGTGACACAGTGTGaccccaggcacaggggctgtgacacagtGTGACCCCAGGCACAGGGGGTGTGTGACACAGTGTGACCTGCAGGGACTGTGACACAGTGTGACCCCGGGCACAGGGGGTGTGTTACACAGTGTAACCCTGGGCACAGGGGGTGTGACACAGTGTGACCCCGGGCACAGGGACTGTGACACAGTGtgacccctgggcacagggactgtgACACAGTGTGACCACGGGCACAGGGGGTGTGACACAGTGTGACCCCGGGCACAGGGACTGTGACACAGTGtgacccctgggcacaggg comes from the Lonchura striata isolate bLonStr1 chromosome 30, bLonStr1.mat, whole genome shotgun sequence genome and includes:
- the ARL8A gene encoding ADP-ribosylation factor-like protein 8A — translated: MLALFNKLLDWFRALFWKEEMELTLVGLQYSGKTTFVNVIASGQFNEDMIPTVGFNMRKITKGNVTIKLWDIGGQPRFRSMWERYCRGVSAIVYMVDAADQEKIEASKNELHNLLDKPQLQGIPVLVLGNKRDLPGALDEKELIEKMNLSAIQDREICCYSISCKEKDNIDITLQWLIQHSKSRRS